In the Gorilla gorilla gorilla isolate KB3781 chromosome 1, NHGRI_mGorGor1-v2.1_pri, whole genome shotgun sequence genome, TCCCTTGGGCTCCAGAGCTGTACAGGCCGGCAACCTACCAGCTAACTGAAGAGGGCACCTTTAAGGTGGTGGATGAAGAGGCCATGGAGAAGGTGTCTGTCCTGTTCTTGGGCTCtagggagggagaagggcagaAGCCTGGCTCTGAAGAGCAGGCACAAAAGATCTGGGGAGGTGGCACCTTGCTCTGAAAAGTCCCTAAGTCTGAGGCCTTTCAGTGCTGAGCCAAGCAGGGTCTGTGGTGTTGACCTTTGGAAGGGACAGAGCCTGAAGTCCTGGGGGGGTCTGGGGGGCTGCTCCCTGGCATCTGATGTGTTCCCAGGTGCCCTGGATCCCACTGGACCCCTTGGCGCCAGACCTAGCACGGTACCCTAGTTACAGTCAGGCCCAGGCCCTTCGCTGCACGGTGCGGGCCGGTGAGATGCTCTATCTGCCGGCTCTGTGGTTCCACCACGTCCAGCAGTCCCAGGGCTGCATCGCAGGTGAGGAGTTGCCCAGGCCGCCTGGGGACAGGCCCTGCCAAGGTCCAGCAGGGCCTCTGGGGGGAGGCTTGGGAGGCTCTAGGTCAGAAGAGGGATCTTCATGCTCAGATCCCCGTTCTTCCCACAGTGAATTTCTGGTATGACATGGAATACGACCTCAAGTATAGTTACTTCCAGCTGCTCGACTCCCTCACCAAGGCTTCAGGCCTTGACTGATGGAGCGCTGGTGAACACGACCAAGCACGCCTTGGGGGACGGGGCCAGCCCCTCCCTGGCCCGGTCAGTTCTCGAGAGAGCCTGGAGTGTGCATGCTGGCTGCTGGCCCCGGGTCCGGCATGGCTTGAGATCAGCTTTGGAGGATCTTGGAATGTGGTCATAAGGACTCAAGGTGCCAGGCAGGTCTGGGTGAGGGTTCTCAGGAAGTTGCCACACAGGTGAGCAGAGTGGGGATCAGGTGCAGCGGCACCTCTCCCCAGCGCTGTGATGTTGGGCGAGTCACTGCATCTCGGGCATTGGTGTCCTGTCAGTAAAGAGATAATAATGGCTGTACCTCGCGGGGCTGTTGTGGGCTTGGAGATGATGTCTATGAGGACCAGCATGGAGCTGGCACACAGGACATGTTGAATAAAAGGTAGCTGTGAGTcgtatgtccttttttttttttttttttttaagatggggtctcgctctgtcacccaggctggagtgcagtggtgtgatgtcagctcactgcaagctccgcctcccaggttcacactattctgcctcagccttccaagtagctgggactacaggtgcgtgccaccatgcccggctaatttttttgtatttttagtagagacggggtttcaccgtgttagccagtatggtcttgatctcctgacctcgtgatccacctgcctcggcctcccaaaagtgctgggattacaggtgtgagccactgcgcctggcttatgAGTCGTATGTTCTGATCCTCCCTCTTGAAGTTGCCTTCTGTGGTCTAAGGAGGGCCTGAAGGTTCAGGTAAAAACTTCAGGGTGACCTTCACTGGGGGTGAGGGCTGGATCCCAGCCTGGGCCCAAAGAGCCGTCAGCTGCCCAAGTCCCACTGTCCATGAGAGCCACCGCAGCCCCTCCCTGGGACAAGCAAGCAGACCTGAGTCTTGTAGCTCTCTGGTCCGGACCGCTTTGGCCCAGGACCTTGAGAGCTATTCCTAGCTCTCCTATGGTTACTGTCCTCCCCCAGTTCAGGGGCAGCAGGTGGGACCTGGTGCCGTGGGGATAACCCCTGTTTCTCCCATAACAGGCACAGGCAGGAAGGGACGGAAGCCCCCGCCTCTCGTGGGGCTGTCCCTCTGAGGAAAGAGTTGGTCTCCACACGCTGACCCCCCCACAAACCATGCCCTGGAGGCAGAAGAACCCCCTGCCCCTGAGTGCCAACCCACAGGCCTCATCCCCGGCGACTCAGCACCTAGCTTTGAAGGGCTGTTTTATGTGACAGCCACTCCCC is a window encoding:
- the LOC129529234 gene encoding bifunctional peptidase and (3S)-lysyl hydroxylase JMJD7 isoform X3 gives rise to the protein MMPAERRLPLSFVLDVLEGRAQHPGVLYVQKQCSNLPTELPQLLPDLESHVPWASEALGKMPDAVNFWLGEAAAVTSLHKDHYENLYCVVSGEKHFLFHPPSDRPFIPYELYRPATYQLTEEGTFKVVDEEAMEKVPWIPLDPLAPDLARYPSYSQAQALRCTVRAGEMLYLPALWFHHVQQSQGCIAVNFWYDMEYDLKYSYFQLLDSLTKASGLD